The sequence below is a genomic window from Haladaptatus sp. R4.
CGCAGATGATGTCGGACGGCGCAGTCGAGCAGTCCGACCGCCTCGAACGGACGTCCGGGGAGATGGCGGAACTGTCGGCGACAATCGAGGAGGTCGCCGCGTCCGCCGAACAGGTGGCACAGTCGGCCCGGCGGACCGAGGCGCTCGGCCAGGACGGTCGCGAGGCGGCATCCGACGCCATCGACAAGATGTCCGTTATCGAATCCGGAACGGACGAAGTGGTCGATGGGATGGAGGAACTGGCGGTCGAAATCGACCGCATCGGCGACATCGTGGACCTCATCCGTTCCATCGCCGACCAGACGAACATGCTCGCGCTGAACGCCAACATCGAAGCGGCGAACGCCGACGGCGATACGGAAGGGTTCGAAGTCGTCGCAAACGAGGTCAAGGAGTTGGCGAACGAGACGAAGGAGGCGGTGGGTGACATCGAACGGCGTATCAACACGGTGAGCGAGCGGGCGAACGTGACCGTCGAAAACGTGCAGGAAACCCGTGAGGCGGTAGTTGACGGGTCCGACACCGTTCACGAGGCACAGGAGTCGTTGCAGTCCATCGTCTCCAAGGTGGAGGAGACGACCGGCGGCATCGCCGAGATAAACCACGTCACGGACGAGCAGGCGACGACGACGGAGGAAGTCGTCGCCGCCGTGGACGACGTGACGCGGATCAGCGACGAGACGGCCGCCGAAGCCGAGGACGTGGCGGCCGCCGCCGAGGAACAAACCGCCTCCGTCAGCGAAGTGGCGAGGAGCGCCGAGGCGCTCGCCGAACAGGCCGAAGCGCTCGCCGCGACGGTCGATGACTTCACCGTGAGTTACGGCGGCGACTCGACGAACTGAGAACGTTTCCGCCACCATCACCGATTTATCCCGTCGAAAAGACCTACCGCGCATGCATCAGCGAGCGAAGGAGTTCGAAACGCGCGCCGAGGAACGCTACGGGTTCGACGTGGACGTCCACGAGTTTCCCGAAGGGACGAAAACAGCGGAGGACGCCGCCGACGCAATCGGTTGTGACGTCGCACAGATCGCCAGCAGCCTCGTCTTTCGTGCCGATGGTGATCTCGTCATCGCCGTGACCAGCGGTGCGAACCGCGTGAGCGAGGAGAAGTTGGCCGCGTTGCTCGACGTCCCCGCGTCGGCGGTCGGGATGGCCGACGCCGACGCGATACGGGAGGCGGTTGGCTGGTCCATCGGCGGCGTTCCGCCGTTCTGCCACGACGCCGACGCCCCCGTCTATCTGGACGAGACCCTGACCGACTTCGAAACCGTTTGGGCCGCCGCAGGGACGCCGAAAGCCGTCTTTCCGATCACGCCGGAGGAACTGAAAACGTATGCCGAGGCGACGGTCGCCGACGTGAGCGAGTAGCGTCGGGCGAAAGTACAAATTCCCTTGAACTCTTACTTTCTGCCATGACACTTCTCGAAACGGTGGTGGTGTTGGTCGTGGATGTCACCCTCGGGGTTTGGCTCGGGGGGACGGTCTTCTTCTCGTTCATCGGCGCGCCGACGACGTTCGACGTGCTCGGCGACGGTGCCGAAGACGTCGTTACCACCCTGTTTTCGAGATACCAAACCTTCGGTACGATACTCGGTTTTACCGCCATCAACCTAGTCGTATTCGCACAGAGCGAGGCGATGCTCGATTCGACGTCCTCGTTGTTTATCTCCCCCCTCTTGCTCGTGGCGCTGTTCGTGACCATCTACGCACAGATAGTCCTCGTTCCGAAGATGAGACGCGCCGACGACGGATTTTTCCACTACCACCGGCGGTCGATTTTCCTGAACAGTGTGAGTATGCTCTCGCTCGTTGGCGGACTCGTCTGCTCGCACTTTTGATCGACTCGGACGAAATCGCCGGTACTCACTCAGCCTCCAAAGCTAAGGGCGTTCCCGGTGAATTCGTTCGAGAATCATGACGGACAAACTCGACGTTCGCGCGTTCGCGGTCGGTGGCGGGGTGATGTGGTCACTGTACGTGATGCTGGACGCGTGGATAGCACGGTTCGGGTGGGGCGACGAAACGGTCGAGACGCTCTCATCGCTGTACATCGGTTATCGACCGACGTTCCTCGGGGGACTCGTCGGCGCAGCGTGGGGGTTCATGGACGGCGCGCTCGCGGGAGCCATCGTCGCGACGGTGTACAACGCCCTCGCCCGCGAAGAAGAACCTTGATTGAGTAGTCGTCCCAACCCTCGGCTATGAGCCTTCTCGGAACCGGACTCCTCGTCGTCGCGGACGCGGCGCTGGGGATTTGGCTCGGGAGCATCGTCTTTTTCTCGTTCATCGGTGCGCCGACGACATTCGACGTGCTCGACGACGACGCCGGGCAGGTCGTCAACGCCATCTTCCCGAAATACTACGCCTTCGGGCTTGGACTGGGGTTCGTCGCGTTCGGCGCGGCCGTCATCGGGAACGCGACGGGCGCGTTCGACGGTCTCGTCGCCGCCGCGCTCGCCATCGTCGGCGTCGTTCTGAACGGCTACGCCCGCTGGGTGCTCATCCCGAAAATGGAGGCGGCGGGCGACGACGCCTTCGCACAGTACCACAAGCAATCCATCGTCCTGAACGGCGTCACGATGCTCGCCGTGGCGGGCGGCATCGTCGCAATCGTGGCCGCGACGGTCTGACCCCGGTACGATGAAAGGAACCTACACGCTGTTGGTCGAACTCAAGGACGCAACGAAAATCGAATTCGGCGCGAAAGGCACACGGAAACTCGATTCGGGATGGTACGCCTACACGGGAAGCGCCTTCGGACAGGGTGGCTTCTCGCGTATCGCTCGTCACGGGCGGGTAGCGTCGGGCGAAAACGACGCTCGCCATTGGCACATCGATTATTTGCTCGGGCACGATGGGTCGGCATTGGTGGATGACGTTCGGACAGAGGGCGAGGACGTGGAGTGTGCAGTTGCGAGGGAATTAGGTGAGGAGGTCGAACTAGTTTCGGGAATCGGAGCTTCGGATTGTGACTGTGATACGCATCTTCATTTTTCACCCGATAGGGAGCGGTTTGAAACCGTGATTCGGCGAGCGCACGAGTGATGCGAGACTGGATCTGGGAAACCGCCACAGGTTACGGTGCAGTATCCATGTGGATCGGTAGTTGCAGTCTCCGAGAAGCAAAATTTCCTTCGTAGCACACGACCGACCGCTTTCAAACCCTTCCCATTCGTTCTTTCTCACTTCGCCGTAAGGGACACTAGTTTTAATCTCGCTCTCAACGAACCGTCAGGACGATGGGTGACACCGTACTCACAGACCTTTTCGCGCCGTCTCGTGTCGCCGTCGTGGGAGCCACCGAGAGCGAGGGCTCCATCGGTCGCGCAATCGTGACCAACCTCCGCGACGAGTTCGACGGCGAGACGGTGCCCGTGAATCCGAACTACGATTCGGTGTTCGGACTGGACTGCTACCCGGACCTCGCGTCCGCGCCGGACATCGACCTCGCGGTCGTGGTCGTCCCGCCGCACGTCGCGGTGGACGTGGTTCGCGGGGCGGGCGAAGCCGGTATCAAAAACGTCGTGGTCATCACCGCCGGGTTCGGCGAGACCGGGAGCGAGGGAGCGTCGCGGGAGCGCGAGTTACAGGAGATAGCGGACGAATACGACCTGAACCTCGTCGGCCCGAACAGCCTCGGAGTGATGAGCACGCCGGTCGGCATGAACGCGACGTTCGGGCCGGAAAACGCGCTCCCGGGGTCGATGTCCTTCATGAGCCAGTCGGGGGCGTTCATCACGGCCGTCCTCGACTGGGCCAACGACGAGGGACTCGGGTTCAAGGACGTGGTGTCGCTCGGCAACAAGGCCGTGCTGAGCGAGACGGACTTCATCCGCGCGTGGGGCGAGGACCCTGAAACGGACGTGATACTGGGTTACCTCGAAGGCGTCGAGGACGGTGGGGCGTTCATCGAAACGGCCCGCGAGGTCACCCAAACCACGCCGATTGTAATGGTTAAATCCGGGCGCACCGACGCCGGGGCGCAGGCCGTCTCCTCGCACACCGGAACGCTGGCCGGGAGCGACCGGGCGTACGAGGCCGGACTCGAACAGGCGGGCGTCCTGCGGGTCGATTCGGTCCAAGGGCTGTTCGACTTCTCCCAGATTCTGGCGGGCCAGCCCCTGCCCGAACGGGATGACGTGGCGATCATCACGAACGCGGGCGGACCGGGGGTGATGACCACCGACGCGGTGGGGGATTCGACCCTCTCGCTGGCGTCGTTCACGGACGAAACACTGGATGCGCTCGCCGAGGCGTTACCCGAGGAGGCGAACATCTACAACCCGATCGACGCCATCGGTGACGCCGGTCTCGACCGCTTCCGCGAGGCCATCGACATCGCGCTCGGCGACGAGAACGTCGGGACTGCGGTCGTGCTCGCCGCGCCGACGGCCGTCATCGACTACGGCGAACTCGCCGAGGTCACCGTCGAACTGCAGGAGAAACACGGCAAGCCGGTCGCTGCGGCGCTGATGGGCGGCGAACGGACGGAAGCCGCGGCGGACGTCCTCCACGAGGGCGGGATTCCGAACTACTTCGACCCGGCCCGCGCGGTTCGGAGTCTGGACGCGCTCACCACGTACCGCGACATCAGCGAGCGCGAGTACGAGGCACCGACGACCTTCGACGTGGATCGGGAACGCGCCGAGGAGATTCTCCTGCGGGCGAAGGAACGCGGCGATAATCGCCTCGGCGTGGAGGCGATGGACCTCCTCGATGCGTACGGCATCCCGACCCCCGAAAGCGCCATCGCGGATTCGCCGGAGGACGCGATGACGGCCGCGAGGGAGATAGAGGGGGACGTCGTGATGAAGATAGTCAGTCCCGACATCCTGCACAAATCCGACATCGGCGGGGTGAAAGTCGGCGTCGCGGACGACGAGGTGGAGGACGCCTACGAGGACCTCGTGACGCGGGCCAGAAACTACCAACCCGACGCGACGATTTTGGGCGTGCAGGTGCAGGCGATGGTGGACCTCGATTCGGGGACCGAAACCATCATCGGGATGAACCGCGACCCGCAGTTCGGTCCGTTGTTGCTGTTCGGACTGGGCGGCATCTTCGTGGAGATTATCGAGGACACCACCTTCCGCGTCGCGCCGATCAGCGAGCGCGAGGCGAGCGAGATGGTGAACGACATCGAGGCCGCACCGTTGCTGCGCGGTGCGCGGGGACGCGAACCGGCCGACATCGACGCCGTCGTCGAGTGCGTGCAACGGCTCTCGCAACTCGTCACCGACTTCCCCGCGATTCTGGAACTGGACGTGAATCCACTCGTCGCCACCCCGGACGGCGCACGAGCGATCGACATTCGACTGACCGTGGATACGGACGAACTATGAACACGATACTCGTCACCGCAACCGAAGAAAGTACAGGCAAGACCGCCGTCGCCCTCGCGCTGGCACGACTCGCACAGGAGCGTGGGCTGTCGGTGGGCTACATGAAACCGAAGGGGACCCGCCTCCAGAGCAACGTCGGCAAGACGCTGGACGAGGACCCGATGCTGGCCCGCGAACTCCTCGGCCTCGACGCCGAGGTACACGAGATGGAACCCGTCGTCTACTCGCCGACGTTCATCGAGGGAGCGATTCGCGGCCGCGAATCGCCGGACGAACTCCGCGAGGAGATTCGAACGAACTTCGACTCGATAGCCGAGGGCCACGACGTGATGATCGTCGAAGGCGGCGGCGACCTCACGACCGGTGGCATCGTCGGTCTCACCGATCCGGAAATCGCGGAACTGCTCGACGCGGAGGTACTGCTCCTTTCGGGCTACGAGACACCGGCCGACGTGGACGAGTTGCTCGCCGCCGTGGACGACATCGGCGACCGACTCGCGGGTGTGCTGTTCAACGCGGTGTCGAATACGAACTTCGACCCGCTCGATACGGACGTCGTCCCGTTCCTCGAAGGGAGGGGGATTCCGGTGCTCGGCGTCGTCCCGCGCCAGCAGGACCTCGCCGGAATCACGGTCGGCGACCTCGCCGAGGAACTCAACGCCGAGGTGCTCACGCGGGCGGACACCGACGAGTTCGTCGAACGCTTCCTCGTCGGCGCGATGAGCGGCGACAAGGCGCTTCGTTATCTCCGCCGGACGCGGGACGCCGCCCTCGTGACGGGCGGCGACCGTCCGGACTTGCAGACCGTCGCGCTCGAAGCGCCCGGCGTGAAGTGTCTCATCCTGACGGGTGGATTCCGTCCGCCGGGTGCCGTCATCGGAAAGGCGGAGGAGAAGGGCGTCCCGATCATGCTCGTACAGGCCGACACGCTGACGACCATCGACCGCGCCGAGGACGTGATTCGAAGCGGACGCACTCGAAACGAGGAGACGGTCGAGCGGATGGGCGAACTGCTCCACGACCACGCCGACGTGGGCGCGCTCCTCGACGGTAAAGGGAGTGACGAGGAGTAAATGGGATGTCCGACGCCGACGCCGAAGAGCCAGACGATTCCACCACGACCGAGGAAACGAGCGTCGTGGTCGTCGGTGCCGGACCGGGCGGATGTGTGTTGAGCTATCTGCTCGCCAGAAGCGGCGTCGAGGTGGTTCTGCTGGAGCGCCACGCGGACCTCGACCGCGAGTTTCGGGGATATCTCTTCCAACCGCTCACGGTGAAGTTGTTCGCGGAGATGGGCGTGTTGGACGACGTGCTGGCGCTCGACCACGACGAGGTGCAACGGCCGGAGATAACCGTCTTCGAGCGGTCATACGAGTTCGTGGACCTCTCGCGTCTGCCGAAGCCGTACGACTACGGCCTGCTGATGGAGCAACCGGCGTTGCTTCGCCTGCTCATCGACCGGGCCGACGAGTTCGAGAACTTCGAATTTCGCCACTCGACCGGCGTCACCGACCTCGTTCGTGAGGGCGGGCAGGTAGTCGGCGTGACGGCGACCGACCGCGAGCACGACGAAGACCTGGAATTCAGAAGCCGACTCGTCGTCGGCGCGGACGGTCGGTTCTCGACGGTTCGGAAGGCGGCGGGACTCGACCCCGGCCTGTTCGACTCGAATATCGAGTTACTGTGGTTCAAGCTTCCGGCGGAGGCCGTGGACACCGCCGCACAGGGGAGAATCGACCGAAACGGGATTCTGCTCTACTTCGGACTGGGGTCCGAGAACGCACAGGCCGGGTGGTTCATCGAGAAGGGGACGTACCCGAACATCAGAAAGCGGGGCATCGATGCCTTTCGGCGAAAGATCGCGACGGTGGACCCGACCATCGCCCGATATTTGGAGAGCTTCGACCAATGCTCGCTCCTGCACATCGAACCCGGCCTCACCGAGAGATGGGTCGATGACGGTCTCCTCCTGCTCGGCGACGCGGCGCACGTCGCGTCGCCGGTCGGCGGACAGGGGAACGGACTCGCGATTCAGGACGCCGCCGTGGCTCATTCGACGCTCGTCCACGCGCTCGAAGCGGACGACTCGCCGATACCGGCCGAGCGACTCCGTCGGTTCGAGTCGATTCGACGGCCCGCGATAGAGGAGGTGCTCTCCCTCCAACGACGCGGCGAGCGGGCCATCTCGTGGTACGTCCGGCACGCCGATTCCGTTCCGCCGTGGCTGGAAAAACCGTTCGCGCGGGTGGCGTTTGCGGTCGCACCGCAAACGCCGCTCGTCCGGAAAGCGTGGAAGACGTTCGCGCTCGGCCCGAAACCCGTCTCCGTCGATACGACGCTGTTCCGGTCGTAGGCGGGAGCACGGACGCCGGATTCTCTCCGGAGTCTCGTCTTCAAAACACATCCGTTAAATCACGTTATTCGAGAGAATTTTATATTTCCTCAACGAGTAAATTTATTGTTTTACGACTGATGTTGCTACGTACTCCGTGTGTCATGATTTCCCATGACAATCACGGTGAAGGCATCAATGAGTGAGAAAATCGAGGAACGACGGGCGGAACAGACATCGAAGATAGGCGCGTCACGGCGTGAGTTTCTGCAGGCGACCGGAGTCGCGACGTTCGCCGCTGCGACGGCGGCGAACGGCGCAATCGGGATCGCGGCGGCGGATTCGTCGCTTGGTCCGGAGACGGCATCCGGCCCCGGACGAGTCGGAAATTTGGCCGATTACATCGCGGACCCCGGGTTGTTCGAACAGGGGACCGAACCGACACACGCCACCGCGGCGGTGCCGTTCGGGTCGGTCCGTGCAGCGATGGACGCCGACGAACCGTTCACGAAACTCGAAGAGCGGTTCGCCGAATCCGAGTACGTCGAACTACTGGACGGAAAGTGGGATTTCAGGTTTTACACGCATCCGGCGAGTAGGCCGGAGAGCTACGACGGCGTGACGGACTGGGAGAAAGTCGACGTACCTGGTTGCTGGCAGACGCAGGGGTACGACCAACTCATCTACCTGAACAACTCCATCACGTGGGAGGGCTACGACCCCGCACTCGACGGCAACCTCGATCCGCGATACGACATCGAGATTCCCGATACCAACCCGACCGGAACGTATCGACGGTCGGTTTCCGTGCCGTCGAACTGGGATGGCCGCGAGGTGTTCCTGCACTTCGCGGCGGTGAAACAGGCCTACTTCGTCTGGGTGGACGACCAGTACGTCGGTTTCCATGAAGGGTCGATGACGCCGGGCGAGTTCGACATCACCGAACACGTTTCGGCGGGAAGCGACCACACCGTGACCGTCCAAGCCTACCGGTTCTCGGACGGCGAGGCGATGGAGACCAACGACATGTTCCGGTTCTCCGGCATCCATCGGAGCGTCTACCTCTTCGCCACCCCGAAAGTGCACGTCCGGGACTTCTACGTCCGCTCCGGACTCGACGACGAGTACGAGGACGGACACCTCCGAATCGACGCCGAGATTGCGAACTACGACGAGGACCCGGCGGGACGATACGCCGTCAGGGCGCACCTCTTCGACCCCGACGGGCGGCGTGTCAAATCGCTTTGGGACGGCGTTCGCGTCGATTCGGACGGCGGGACGGTAACGCTCGAAACGGACGTCGGAAAACCCGAACAGTGGTCGGCCGAACACCCGAATCTCTACACGGTCGGGCTCGAACTCGTTCGCCACGGTCGGACGACCGAGGCGATGACCGACAAGATCGGATTCAGAACGTACGAAACCACGCGCGGAAAGTCCGGCGCGCAGGTGCTCGTCAACGGTAGGCCGGTCAACATTCGAGGTGTCAACCGGCCCGAGGGCGACCCGAAAACCGGACGTGCGGTGCGACTGGAGACGCTGAAGACAGACCTGACGTTGATGAAACGGAACAACATCGACGCCATCAGGAATTCCCACTACCCGAACGACCCGACGTTCTACCGACTCGCCGACGAGTACGGTATCTACGTCGCCGACGAGGTGGACGTCGAAACGCACTGGTGGCAGGGCTTGGCGGCGAACACCGAGGCCTACCACGACGCGATGGTCGAGCGCTTCCGACGGATGGTGCTCCGGGACCGCAACCACGCGTCTATCTTCGCGTGGTCCACCGGAAACGAGGCCGGAACGGGGAACGAACACCTCAACATGGCCGCGCTCGCCATGGATTCCAAGGAGTACCTCCCCGAGGACACCAGCGACGTCGCTGGCGTCAGCGCGTCGAATCCTACGACGGCCCGGTGTACGGACTCGCGCCCGACCGTCTCATGTACCACCAACCGAACGGCGGCGGGTGGAACGTCGAGTACAGCGACATGCTCGGGCCGCGCTACCCGGACGTGGATAGCCTGCTCTCCGTCGCGGACGGCACCAGCATCGGCGACGGCAAACGTCCCGTCGTGATGGGCGAGTACAACCACGCGATGGGCAACAGTTTGGGCCTCGTCCACGCGATGTGGTCCGAACACATCCAACCGCCGGTCAGAACGGCCAGCGACGAAACCGGCAACGACAACGACGGCGTGCTGGTCGGCACGCCCACGATAGGAATCGGGGAGGACGGCGGCGCGATTACGTTGGACGACGACGACACCATCGAAGTCGAAGCGTCCCCGTCGCTCGACTTCGAGGACGGATTCACGCTCGCGCTGACACTGAGCGGGGTCGATTCCCGAACCGAACGGACGCTCGTCTCGAAGGACGACGAGTACGCGCTCGCCCTCGACCGCGGGCGGAAACTCACCTTCAGCGTTCACGGCGGCGGGCGGGACTCCGTCACTGCCCGCCTTCCACGGGACGCGAGCGATGGCTGGCACACCCTCGTCGCAACCGGTGACTCCGACGAGTTGGCCCTCTACCTCGACGGCGAGCGCTTGGCAACCACCGACCACGACGGCGGGCGACTGCCGGGAGGCGACGGGGCGCTCGTCATCGGAAACGGAAGCGACGGAAACCACCACGGTGGCCACCATCACCGTAGAGGCGGGCACCATCACGATGGCCGTCATCACCACGGCGGACACCATCGCGGCGGCCATGACGAATGGGGTCGTGACCACGACGACCACAGCCACGGCGGGAACTACGGTCATGGCCATAGTCACGGCCATGGTCACGACCACGACCACGGTCACGGCGGAACGATAACGCTCGATTCGGTTCGCGTCTTCGACCGTCCGCTGTCGGCCGACGAGGTATCGGGCGACACCGCGGACCCCGTTCTGGGATACACGTTCGCCGCACTGCTCAGGGACGAGAGCCTCCAAGGCGGGTTCGTCTGGGCGTGGGAGGATCAAGCCGTCACGCGCACGAAGACGGTCGACGGCGAGGAGGTCGAATACACGTTCTACGACGACAACCCGTTCTGTCTCGACGGCCTCGTCTGGGCCGACCGGAGCGTCCAACCCGACGTGCCGCAGTTGAAACACAGCCACCAACCCGTCAAAGTCGCGCCGACCGCCGAACTGACCGACGGGGAGGTGTACATCACCAACCACTTCGCGTTCACCGACATGCGCGCGATGCGCGGGAAGTGGCAACTCGTGGAGGACGACAGGGTTCTCGATTCGGGCCGTCTGGACCTCGATTTGGACCCCGGCGAAACCCGACGGGTTCGAATCCCGTTCGAGGAACCGCACCATCTCGATGCTGGCGCGGCGTACCGACTCAACGTCTCGTTCTCGCTCCGCGAACCGACCGCCTACGCCGACGCGGGCCACGACGTGGCCCGCGACCAACTCGAAATCCCGTTCGACGTTCCGGACACGCCGACGGTCGCCGAGGGCGACCTTCCGGCGCTCGACGTCTCGACGGCGGACGATGCCGTTACCGTCTCCGGCGACGGGTTCGAGTACACGCTGGACACGGACGCCGGAACGTTCTCGGCGATGAACTACGGCGGGACGGACGTCGTGGACCGCGGCCCGCAGTTCAACGCGTGGCGCGCCCCGATCATGAACGAGGTGCAGGGCTGGGGAAGCGAGCAGGCGTCGAGCTGGTACGCGGCGGGATTGGATCATCTCACGCAGCTCGTGGACGACGTGTCCGTCGAGCGGGTTTCCGATCCACA
It includes:
- a CDS encoding DUF4149 domain-containing protein, whose translation is MSLLGTGLLVVADAALGIWLGSIVFFSFIGAPTTFDVLDDDAGQVVNAIFPKYYAFGLGLGFVAFGAAVIGNATGAFDGLVAAALAIVGVVLNGYARWVLIPKMEAAGDDAFAQYHKQSIVLNGVTMLAVAGGIVAIVAATV
- a CDS encoding YbaK/EbsC family protein, whose amino-acid sequence is MHQRAKEFETRAEERYGFDVDVHEFPEGTKTAEDAADAIGCDVAQIASSLVFRADGDLVIAVTSGANRVSEEKLAALLDVPASAVGMADADAIREAVGWSIGGVPPFCHDADAPVYLDETLTDFETVWAAAGTPKAVFPITPEELKTYAEATVADVSE
- a CDS encoding acetate--CoA ligase family protein, with amino-acid sequence MGDTVLTDLFAPSRVAVVGATESEGSIGRAIVTNLRDEFDGETVPVNPNYDSVFGLDCYPDLASAPDIDLAVVVVPPHVAVDVVRGAGEAGIKNVVVITAGFGETGSEGASRERELQEIADEYDLNLVGPNSLGVMSTPVGMNATFGPENALPGSMSFMSQSGAFITAVLDWANDEGLGFKDVVSLGNKAVLSETDFIRAWGEDPETDVILGYLEGVEDGGAFIETAREVTQTTPIVMVKSGRTDAGAQAVSSHTGTLAGSDRAYEAGLEQAGVLRVDSVQGLFDFSQILAGQPLPERDDVAIITNAGGPGVMTTDAVGDSTLSLASFTDETLDALAEALPEEANIYNPIDAIGDAGLDRFREAIDIALGDENVGTAVVLAAPTAVIDYGELAEVTVELQEKHGKPVAAALMGGERTEAAADVLHEGGIPNYFDPARAVRSLDALTTYRDISEREYEAPTTFDVDRERAEEILLRAKERGDNRLGVEAMDLLDAYGIPTPESAIADSPEDAMTAAREIEGDVVMKIVSPDILHKSDIGGVKVGVADDEVEDAYEDLVTRARNYQPDATILGVQVQAMVDLDSGTETIIGMNRDPQFGPLLLFGLGGIFVEIIEDTTFRVAPISEREASEMVNDIEAAPLLRGARGREPADIDAVVECVQRLSQLVTDFPAILELDVNPLVATPDGARAIDIRLTVDTDEL
- a CDS encoding bacteriophage holin gives rise to the protein MTDKLDVRAFAVGGGVMWSLYVMLDAWIARFGWGDETVETLSSLYIGYRPTFLGGLVGAAWGFMDGALAGAIVATVYNALAREEEP
- a CDS encoding glycoside hydrolase family 2 protein; translation: MSEKIEERRAEQTSKIGASRREFLQATGVATFAAATAANGAIGIAAADSSLGPETASGPGRVGNLADYIADPGLFEQGTEPTHATAAVPFGSVRAAMDADEPFTKLEERFAESEYVELLDGKWDFRFYTHPASRPESYDGVTDWEKVDVPGCWQTQGYDQLIYLNNSITWEGYDPALDGNLDPRYDIEIPDTNPTGTYRRSVSVPSNWDGREVFLHFAAVKQAYFVWVDDQYVGFHEGSMTPGEFDITEHVSAGSDHTVTVQAYRFSDGEAMETNDMFRFSGIHRSVYLFATPKVHVRDFYVRSGLDDEYEDGHLRIDAEIANYDEDPAGRYAVRAHLFDPDGRRVKSLWDGVRVDSDGGTVTLETDVGKPEQWSAEHPNLYTVGLELVRHGRTTEAMTDKIGFRTYETTRGKSGAQVLVNGRPVNIRGVNRPEGDPKTGRAVRLETLKTDLTLMKRNNIDAIRNSHYPNDPTFYRLADEYGIYVADEVDVETHWWQGLAANTEAYHDAMVERFRRMVLRDRNHASIFAWSTGNEAGTGNEHLNMAALAMDSKEYLPEDTSDVAGVSASNPTTARCTDSRPTVSCTTNRTAAGGTSSTATCSGRATRTWIACSPSRTAPASATANVPS
- a CDS encoding DUF4149 domain-containing protein, which produces MTLLETVVVLVVDVTLGVWLGGTVFFSFIGAPTTFDVLGDGAEDVVTTLFSRYQTFGTILGFTAINLVVFAQSEAMLDSTSSLFISPLLLVALFVTIYAQIVLVPKMRRADDGFFHYHRRSIFLNSVSMLSLVGGLVCSHF
- a CDS encoding FAD-dependent monooxygenase, with amino-acid sequence MSDADAEEPDDSTTTEETSVVVVGAGPGGCVLSYLLARSGVEVVLLERHADLDREFRGYLFQPLTVKLFAEMGVLDDVLALDHDEVQRPEITVFERSYEFVDLSRLPKPYDYGLLMEQPALLRLLIDRADEFENFEFRHSTGVTDLVREGGQVVGVTATDREHDEDLEFRSRLVVGADGRFSTVRKAAGLDPGLFDSNIELLWFKLPAEAVDTAAQGRIDRNGILLYFGLGSENAQAGWFIEKGTYPNIRKRGIDAFRRKIATVDPTIARYLESFDQCSLLHIEPGLTERWVDDGLLLLGDAAHVASPVGGQGNGLAIQDAAVAHSTLVHALEADDSPIPAERLRRFESIRRPAIEEVLSLQRRGERAISWYVRHADSVPPWLEKPFARVAFAVAPQTPLVRKAWKTFALGPKPVSVDTTLFRS
- a CDS encoding LamG-like jellyroll fold domain-containing protein, which produces MWSEHIQPPVRTASDETGNDNDGVLVGTPTIGIGEDGGAITLDDDDTIEVEASPSLDFEDGFTLALTLSGVDSRTERTLVSKDDEYALALDRGRKLTFSVHGGGRDSVTARLPRDASDGWHTLVATGDSDELALYLDGERLATTDHDGGRLPGGDGALVIGNGSDGNHHGGHHHRRGGHHHDGRHHHGGHHRGGHDEWGRDHDDHSHGGNYGHGHSHGHGHDHDHGHGGTITLDSVRVFDRPLSADEVSGDTADPVLGYTFAALLRDESLQGGFVWAWEDQAVTRTKTVDGEEVEYTFYDDNPFCLDGLVWADRSVQPDVPQLKHSHQPVKVAPTAELTDGEVYITNHFAFTDMRAMRGKWQLVEDDRVLDSGRLDLDLDPGETRRVRIPFEEPHHLDAGAAYRLNVSFSLREPTAYADAGHDVARDQLEIPFDVPDTPTVAEGDLPALDVSTADDAVTVSGDGFEYTLDTDAGTFSAMNYGGTDVVDRGPQFNAWRAPIMNEVQGWGSEQASSWYAAGLDHLTQLVDDVSVERVSDPHVRIDVDGFVQGAPPTTVRKTPDASATGSDGTLVGDPEIVSGRNGSAVQLDGDDYVDAGSPEALNFTSPGFTVSITFDGVETGGDHPLVAKGDHQYALKVNDDRFSFFIYDETWVAVNDTIPSDLSDGWHTLTGVCDTDELRLYLDGELFASRTHDASSVNGTDEPLQVAHNSEHGERATATTVDSVRVYDRALSADEVASQPDSASDDAVLWYGFDEFYDSQSSPRGHGFETTYSYHVFGSGDVVMDVAAAPNDQLKATVTDYLPKMGVQLQMPTSLDTFEWYGRGPVETYPDRRWGADIGRYSGTIEEQYVPYVPPTDNGNKAETRWAALANDDGAGLLGVATDGSMNVSTNRFSNLAEAGHQYELEEADSVAFNLDDAMTGVGGTPVEPYDEYQVRATSTQFSVLLRPFTADDGDLMTLANRSLPVDE
- a CDS encoding phosphotransacetylase family protein, producing the protein MNTILVTATEESTGKTAVALALARLAQERGLSVGYMKPKGTRLQSNVGKTLDEDPMLARELLGLDAEVHEMEPVVYSPTFIEGAIRGRESPDELREEIRTNFDSIAEGHDVMIVEGGGDLTTGGIVGLTDPEIAELLDAEVLLLSGYETPADVDELLAAVDDIGDRLAGVLFNAVSNTNFDPLDTDVVPFLEGRGIPVLGVVPRQQDLAGITVGDLAEELNAEVLTRADTDEFVERFLVGAMSGDKALRYLRRTRDAALVTGGDRPDLQTVALEAPGVKCLILTGGFRPPGAVIGKAEEKGVPIMLVQADTLTTIDRAEDVIRSGRTRNEETVERMGELLHDHADVGALLDGKGSDEE
- a CDS encoding DUF123 domain-containing protein, producing MKGTYTLLVELKDATKIEFGAKGTRKLDSGWYAYTGSAFGQGGFSRIARHGRVASGENDARHWHIDYLLGHDGSALVDDVRTEGEDVECAVARELGEEVELVSGIGASDCDCDTHLHFSPDRERFETVIRRAHE